Part of the Candidatus Zixiibacteriota bacterium genome is shown below.
TCCAGGAGGTACTCGCCACCCGAAGGAACATCCAGGCACCCGGCGATATTCATCAAAGTCGACTTGCCCGATCCGGAAGGGCCTACGATCGAGACAAATTCGCCCGACTTCAGCTCGAGGTCGACTCCCTTGAGCGCTTTGACCCGGATTGAACCGGTATCGTAGATCTTTAATATGCTCTTCATAGAAATCATGTTGCCATTGTGCATAATCTCACCTCTCACTCGTAACGTAGGGATTCGACCGGGTTTACAGACGCGGCTTTACGTGATGGGAAGAAACCGGCCACTATACCGATCAGGCCCAGGATAGACGCGGTAACTATCGCGATTGTGCCCGATATGGTCGGCTTGCCCAGCCACCTGAGGGCTTCGTTTTCGAACTCGACCGAGGCCATCATGCCGGTAATTGCAAATGATATGGCGATACCGAGCAGACCGCCGATACAGGCGATCAAAAGAGCCTCGAGTATAAACTGCGCCATGACCTGGAATTTTTTTGCTCCCAGTGCCATCTTGATGCCGATTTCGGTCGTTCGTTCCTTCACCGCGACGTACATGATATTGGCCACACCGACACCGGCCACCAATAGAGTCAGGCCTCCGATCAAGCCGAAAAATATCTGCATTCCGAGCATGACCTTGCTCATCGTCTCGACATTTTCGACGAAATTCCAGACATGTACAGTCGACATATCGGTCGGATCGAATTCGTATCTTCCGGCCAGTTCCTGCACCAGACGGTCCTCCATCCAGTCAGCGTGTTTGGTGTCGTGAAGCTGGATTACCAGGTTGTTCATATAACGGTGCCCGTAGATACCCTCGAAAGTTGTGGCGGGGATAATCACGCGGTTCCAGTCCGGTCCGGAATACATCCCCATCTGCATCTTTTCCGCCATAACACCGATTACGGTAAACTGGTTGCGATTGATTTCGATCTGCCGACCGACCATCTTTTCGACAGGCATGTTTTCTCCAAACAGGTCGGCCGCCAGCTCGTGCCCCAGGAAAGCTACTCTGCGTTTGTTTTCCATGTCGAGATCATTGATGAAACGACCCCCTGACTGCGGGATCATATTGCGCATATTTTCATAGCTTGGATATACGCCGTTGCACATCCGGTTGAACATCTTCTTGCCATTGGCAACCGTGACACCCCAGCGTGTATATTCGCCGCCGATTTGTTTCGCTTCTGGAATTCTCTGTTTGAGATAATCGATTACTTCCTTCTCGAAACGGATCCTGCGTCCGCGCGGCAGGCCCTTGTACGGTTTGGAAGTCTGACCGCCCCAGATGATCACGATGTTCTCACCCAATCCCTTCTGGTTTTTGGCCAGGCTGGTGCGCAGACCCTCGCCGAATGCCAGTAGCATAGTGATTGACATAGTGCCCCACACGATCGCCAAAATCGTCAGGAACATACGTTTTCTCTGGGCTTTGAATTCGCGCCAGAACATCTTAAATACTAATCCGAGACTGAACATAAGCTACATCATCTTTAAAGCTTTAACCGGGTTCATAGTCGAGGCCCTGCGGGCCGGGAAGTAACCGGCCAAAATCGCGATTATCAGCAGGGCCGTGATTGTCGAGATGCTTACGAAAGTTGATACCTGGGGTACACCGACATACTCGTCGAATCCGAGCTTAGGGAAGAAGTGGACGATAGTCGAGGCAAACAGGTAACCGAGTCCGCCACCCAGCATCGTCAGAAAAGTGGTCTCAAACAAAAACTGCCTGAGGATAAATCCGCCTTTTGCTCCCAGGGCCATTTTGAGGCCGATTTCACGAGTGCGTTCCTCAACCACCACGTACATGATGTTTGCGACTCCAATTCCGCCCACTATCAGTGTGGCGATCGAAATAATATAGAGAAAGATCCGAAATCCCCAGAAAAAGTAAGTAAAGAATTCCGTGTTTTCCGTCGTATCCCACATGCTCAAGGCCTGTTCATCAGCCGGGTCAAACTTGTACTTCTGGCCCATAATCTGGAAGTATTTCTGTTTGGCGATCGGATGAACTTCTTTTGATTCAGCTTTCCAGACCGTATTGTTTACATAGCTTTGCCCATAGAGAGCGACGAAAGTAGTCGCCGGGATATACAGTTTGCGATTGTCACGGCCGTTGTAATTGGAATCCTGGTTTTTCTCTTTGAGGATGCCGATTACAGTGAAAGGTTGACCGTCGAGGTAAGCCGTTTCGCCGACGGCCTTTTTACCCTCGCCGAAAATCTGGTCGCGGAGTTTATTGCCCATAAAGCAAACCCGCCGCCTTTGCCCCAGGTCGTTTTCATTGATGAACCGACCGCCGGCATCTGCAATAATGTTTCTCATCAGAGAATACTCCGGCCAGGTGCCCACCACCGGGGCTACCACGTTGACTTTGTCATGTTTGACAGGCCGGTTCCATTGCGAGTACTCAGGAGCGATATATTTCAATTCCGGGATCTGTTGTTTGA
Proteins encoded:
- a CDS encoding FtsX-like permease family protein, with protein sequence MFSLGLVFKMFWREFKAQRKRMFLTILAIVWGTMSITMLLAFGEGLRTSLAKNQKGLGENIVIIWGGQTSKPYKGLPRGRRIRFEKEVIDYLKQRIPEAKQIGGEYTRWGVTVANGKKMFNRMCNGVYPSYENMRNMIPQSGGRFINDLDMENKRRVAFLGHELAADLFGENMPVEKMVGRQIEINRNQFTVIGVMAEKMQMGMYSGPDWNRVIIPATTFEGIYGHRYMNNLVIQLHDTKHADWMEDRLVQELAGRYEFDPTDMSTVHVWNFVENVETMSKVMLGMQIFFGLIGGLTLLVAGVGVANIMYVAVKERTTEIGIKMALGAKKFQVMAQFILEALLIACIGGLLGIAISFAITGMMASVEFENEALRWLGKPTISGTIAIVTASILGLIGIVAGFFPSRKAASVNPVESLRYE
- a CDS encoding FtsX-like permease family protein, with product MFIKQILRDMRGQKLRTIMTLFGIFWGTAAVILLGAFGYGIHVNQTKAFKGMGEDIVIVWGGKTSMSYEGLPRGRRIWHRIEDVHMLKQQIPELKYIAPEYSQWNRPVKHDKVNVVAPVVGTWPEYSLMRNIIADAGGRFINENDLGQRRRVCFMGNKLRDQIFGEGKKAVGETAYLDGQPFTVIGILKEKNQDSNYNGRDNRKLYIPATTFVALYGQSYVNNTVWKAESKEVHPIAKQKYFQIMGQKYKFDPADEQALSMWDTTENTEFFTYFFWGFRIFLYIISIATLIVGGIGVANIMYVVVEERTREIGLKMALGAKGGFILRQFLFETTFLTMLGGGLGYLFASTIVHFFPKLGFDEYVGVPQVSTFVSISTITALLIIAILAGYFPARRASTMNPVKALKMM